In Chryseobacterium lactis, a single genomic region encodes these proteins:
- a CDS encoding TerD family protein, producing MAINLQKGQRENINAPKFTVGLGWDINNTSTGTGFDLDASLFLLGDDKKLVSDNHFIFYNNLESPDKAVIHTGDNLTGEGSGDDEQIKIDLTKIDDAVKEITVVVTIHEADSRRQNFGQVRNSFIRIFNTDTNEEILKYELDEDFSIETAVEFGRIYNRNGEWKFEAVGAGQRDGLDKFVSIYQK from the coding sequence ATGGCTATTAACTTACAAAAAGGACAAAGAGAAAACATCAACGCACCTAAATTTACTGTAGGTTTAGGATGGGATATCAATAATACTTCTACAGGAACCGGTTTCGATCTTGACGCTTCTCTATTTTTATTAGGAGATGATAAAAAATTAGTTTCAGACAATCACTTTATTTTTTATAATAACCTGGAATCTCCGGATAAAGCTGTAATCCACACCGGGGATAACCTTACAGGAGAAGGATCAGGTGATGATGAGCAGATTAAAATTGATCTTACTAAAATTGATGATGCTGTAAAAGAAATTACAGTGGTAGTAACGATCCACGAAGCAGATTCCAGAAGACAGAACTTTGGACAGGTAAGAAATTCTTTCATCAGAATTTTTAATACAGATACGAATGAAGAAATCTTAAAGTACGAACTTGACGAAGATTTCTCAATCGAAACGGCAGTAGAATTCGGAAGAATCTACAACAGAAACGGAGAATGGAAATTTGAAGCAGTAGGGGCAGGACAAAGAGACGGCCTTGACAAATTTGTATCAATTTATCAAAAGTAA
- a CDS encoding transposase — protein sequence MLYKEIHIGKFIKERVEENEIPMERICKFLGKDEESVENMFKSRSLDADLLLRWSKLLEYDFFRLYSSHLILYAPPAAVNKNQQKSDKIPYFRKNIYTQEIKDFIMKRILSGEMTQSEVIKEYSIPKSTLHRWLQKTDNTNGENNS from the coding sequence ATGTTATATAAAGAAATCCATATTGGAAAGTTTATAAAGGAGAGGGTTGAGGAGAATGAAATACCAATGGAAAGGATATGTAAATTCTTAGGCAAAGACGAAGAATCTGTAGAAAACATGTTTAAAAGCAGATCTTTAGATGCTGATCTTCTCCTGAGATGGAGTAAGTTATTGGAATACGATTTTTTCAGACTCTATAGTTCACATTTAATATTATACGCTCCACCGGCAGCAGTTAATAAAAATCAACAGAAATCTGATAAAATTCCTTATTTCAGGAAGAATATTTACACTCAGGAAATTAAAGATTTTATTATGAAAAGAATTCTTTCCGGTGAGATGACCCAAAGTGAAGTGATTAAAGAATATTCTATTCCGAAAAGTACCCTCCACAGATGGCTTCAAAAGACAGATAATACTAACGGAGAAAATAATAGCTGA
- a CDS encoding HAD family hydrolase gives MKTDIDIQNHCHFSFDLWLTLIKSHPEFKTKRVELFSSFFNVDAPIEVVARTVKYYDDLCNTINEVTGGNIDTFEIYLMILGALNVDVKLLNKEKLNAFYEKSEELFLEYKPVVIFENIHDFFDEIKNQGKTINILSNTGFIKGKTMRKFLIHENLDQYIDFHIYSDEINCSKPNPLIFQEVKNNLKDQDIPLHQVLHIGDNPFADYKGATDFGFSAHLLKH, from the coding sequence TTGAAAACAGATATCGACATTCAAAACCACTGTCATTTTTCCTTTGACCTGTGGCTCACCCTAATCAAATCTCATCCTGAATTTAAAACAAAAAGAGTTGAGCTGTTCTCCTCATTTTTTAATGTAGATGCACCAATAGAAGTAGTGGCAAGAACCGTAAAATATTATGATGATCTTTGCAATACCATTAATGAAGTAACAGGAGGAAATATTGATACTTTTGAAATTTATCTGATGATTCTGGGAGCATTGAATGTAGATGTAAAGCTTTTAAACAAAGAAAAACTCAATGCGTTCTATGAGAAAAGTGAAGAGTTGTTTCTGGAATATAAACCGGTTGTCATTTTTGAAAATATTCATGATTTTTTTGATGAAATTAAAAATCAGGGAAAAACCATTAATATTTTAAGCAATACAGGATTTATCAAGGGAAAAACCATGAGAAAATTTCTGATTCATGAAAATCTGGATCAGTATATTGATTTCCATATTTACTCTGATGAGATCAACTGTTCCAAACCGAATCCTCTTATTTTTCAGGAAGTGAAGAATAATCTGAAAGATCAGGATATACCTCTGCACCAGGTTCTGCATATCGGAGATAATCCTTTTGCAGACTATAAAGGAGCAACAGACTTCGGTTTCAGTGCACATTTACTTAAACACTAA
- a CDS encoding DUF6584 family protein, giving the protein MGNLMFRIEQDLKEGRKKKACDRLKNMINQFPNDISLRKKLGQIYFEAGFIDEAGKFWILCAPENNEMKNAVEIYRKSLSNSGSAILKDIVFRGNKGLLNEYAMKVMAELEQDSFKVTKHIPVFKAKTREIGKHKESHTDLLSKIGIFLFIGLVILIPVLGIFKLLELISSLFFQ; this is encoded by the coding sequence ATGGGTAATTTAATGTTCAGAATTGAACAGGACCTTAAAGAAGGCAGAAAGAAAAAAGCATGTGATAGGCTAAAAAATATGATCAATCAGTTTCCAAATGATATTTCTCTGAGAAAAAAGCTAGGACAGATTTATTTTGAAGCAGGATTTATTGACGAAGCTGGAAAATTCTGGATTCTCTGCGCTCCTGAAAATAATGAAATGAAAAATGCGGTGGAGATTTATAGAAAATCATTAAGCAATTCAGGAAGTGCAATTTTAAAAGATATTGTTTTCAGAGGAAACAAGGGGCTTCTTAATGAATATGCAATGAAAGTAATGGCTGAACTTGAACAAGATAGTTTCAAAGTCACAAAACATATTCCTGTTTTTAAAGCAAAAACAAGAGAAATAGGTAAGCATAAGGAGAGTCATACAGATCTTTTAAGTAAGATAGGAATCTTCCTCTTCATCGGATTAGTTATCTTAATTCCGGTTTTAGGAATTTTTAAGTTACTTGAACTGATATCTTCATTATTTTTCCAATAA
- a CDS encoding TROVE domain-containing protein, with amino-acid sequence MKFNFLRKENKVVLNYEGAKAYTMTPAEELYSAVVTTGLSDATYEKGNDRLARIQSLIEKNDPEFVAKLAVYARKDMYLRSIPLVLTTELAKQVSGTDLVSRTVDGVVQRADEITELLAYYQLANGRTETKKLNRLSKQIQKGLVKSFNKFDEYQFAKYNRKAEVTFKDALFLVHPKAKDENQQMIFNKIVSDMLETPYTWEVELSMLGQTKFASDAERKSAFKSKWEELIFSNKMGYMATLRNLRNILEADVSSDAMSKVCRYLSDEKAVSNSKQLPFRFLAAYRELKIIDSPYVSSVLEALEDAVMVSARNIKGFGFETSVVIAADVSGSMQKSVSKKSKVLLYDIGLLMSMILQSQCKNVVTGVFGDRWLRVAMPKSGILRNVDAFYKREGEVGYSTNGYLVLEDLIKRQEKVDKVMLFTDTQMWNSTGSRNSFEDLWNRYKAIAPNAKLYIFDLAGYGRQPLDVRKNDVYLIAGWSDKIFDVLNALEDHKSAVQMIQKVVL; translated from the coding sequence ATGAAATTTAATTTTTTAAGAAAAGAAAATAAAGTTGTATTGAACTACGAAGGTGCAAAAGCATATACAATGACACCTGCAGAAGAACTCTATAGTGCTGTTGTTACAACAGGACTGTCAGATGCAACCTATGAAAAGGGAAATGACAGATTGGCGAGAATCCAGTCTCTGATCGAAAAAAATGATCCGGAATTTGTAGCTAAGCTGGCAGTATACGCAAGGAAAGATATGTACCTGCGTTCTATTCCATTGGTTTTGACGACTGAATTGGCAAAGCAGGTTTCCGGTACTGATCTGGTAAGCCGAACGGTAGATGGAGTTGTTCAGAGAGCAGATGAAATCACAGAACTTTTGGCTTACTATCAGTTGGCAAATGGCAGAACAGAAACAAAGAAACTGAACAGGCTGTCTAAGCAGATCCAAAAAGGACTGGTAAAATCATTCAACAAGTTTGATGAATACCAGTTTGCAAAATACAACAGAAAAGCTGAAGTGACATTCAAAGATGCTTTGTTTCTTGTTCACCCGAAAGCGAAAGATGAAAACCAGCAAATGATCTTCAACAAAATCGTATCCGATATGTTGGAAACGCCTTACACATGGGAAGTAGAGCTTTCAATGCTGGGTCAGACGAAATTTGCAAGTGATGCCGAAAGAAAATCAGCATTCAAAAGCAAATGGGAAGAACTGATCTTTAGCAATAAAATGGGTTATATGGCTACTTTGCGAAACCTGAGGAACATTCTGGAAGCAGATGTATCATCTGATGCAATGAGTAAAGTTTGCCGATATTTGTCCGATGAAAAGGCGGTGTCAAACTCAAAACAGCTCCCATTTCGTTTCCTGGCGGCTTACAGAGAATTGAAAATCATTGATTCTCCTTACGTATCCTCCGTTTTGGAAGCTTTGGAAGATGCTGTTATGGTGAGTGCCAGAAATATCAAAGGTTTCGGCTTTGAAACTTCGGTGGTCATTGCCGCAGACGTTTCCGGTTCTATGCAGAAATCGGTTTCTAAGAAAAGCAAAGTATTGCTGTATGATATCGGTTTGCTGATGTCTATGATTTTGCAGTCACAGTGTAAAAACGTGGTGACAGGTGTATTCGGTGACCGTTGGCTGCGTGTTGCGATGCCTAAAAGTGGTATTCTGAGAAACGTAGACGCTTTCTACAAACGTGAAGGTGAAGTGGGCTACTCAACAAATGGCTACCTGGTATTGGAAGACCTGATCAAAAGACAGGAAAAAGTAGACAAAGTAATGTTGTTCACCGATACTCAGATGTGGAATAGTACAGGCAGCAGAAACTCTTTTGAAGATTTGTGGAACCGATACAAAGCCATCGCTCCCAATGCCAAATTATATATTTTTGACCTTGCGGGTTATGGCCGACAGCCCCTCGATGTCAGAAAAAATGATGTATACCTTATTGCAGGTTGGTCAGACAAAATTTTCGATGTATTGAATGCGTTGGAAGACCACAAATCTGCAGTACAAATGATACAAAAAGTAGTGCTGTAA
- the fusA gene encoding elongation factor G, producing the protein MKNKTRNIGIIAHVDAGKTTLSERLLYYTGLIHKIGNVDDGNTTMDKDIQEKNRGITISSAAVSTQWKKGNEVYNINIIDTPGHIDFAVEVERSLRVLDSVVAVFCASSGVQPQTENVWFQAEKHGTSKICFINKMDRIGADFFAVLKDIETKLDAVPMALQIPIGAEDNFKGIIDLIQQKALYWTDENGETILEKEIPEDYRADADEYRMQLLETIAGHDEIFFELFMEAEHEITVENIINAIQRICKSGAAVPVLCGSAFKNKGVQPLLDAVVTYFPGPDEIADICGKDPQTEESIMLQRNEMESFAGLVFKVVIDKHMGRLAMLRIYSGKIKSGDTVLNVRTGESFRVSRILQMQSDKSLSIEEGQAGDIVALTGIKDAKTGDSLSSAERPVLLETIMIPAPVIRVSIEPKTNHDEKSFGLVLAKIQEEDPSLVLEKDRQTGETLLSGLGELHLEVTLEKIRLNHGIEINQGQPKVSYREILTTTKVHREKLSKQNGGSGQFADISFEIGPRNDEEQGLEFINQIKGGVIPGEFIPSVEKGFREAMENGPLKNYPLESMRITLLDGSFHAQDSAAFDFEIAARDGFKAAAKGCSPKLMEPVMQVEIQSIEEYTGAITADINRRRGIITSIEERSGRKLFTAEIPLASTFGYISDLRTLTSGRASISMKLSHYALVPDFIANTLII; encoded by the coding sequence ATGAAAAACAAAACCAGAAATATAGGGATTATAGCACATGTAGACGCCGGAAAAACAACTTTATCGGAAAGACTTCTTTATTACACAGGACTCATCCATAAAATCGGTAATGTAGACGATGGAAATACAACGATGGATAAAGACATTCAGGAGAAAAACAGAGGAATTACCATTTCATCGGCTGCTGTTTCTACTCAATGGAAAAAAGGAAATGAGGTGTATAATATCAATATTATTGACACTCCGGGACATATTGACTTCGCTGTAGAAGTAGAACGTTCATTAAGGGTATTGGACAGTGTCGTTGCCGTTTTCTGTGCTTCTTCAGGAGTACAGCCACAAACCGAAAATGTATGGTTCCAGGCTGAAAAACACGGAACGTCAAAGATTTGTTTCATCAACAAAATGGATAGAATCGGAGCTGATTTCTTTGCTGTTCTTAAAGATATTGAAACCAAGCTGGATGCTGTTCCTATGGCTTTACAAATTCCAATAGGAGCTGAAGATAACTTTAAAGGTATCATTGATCTGATACAACAGAAAGCTTTATACTGGACAGATGAAAACGGAGAAACTATTCTTGAAAAGGAAATTCCGGAAGATTACCGGGCAGATGCTGATGAATACAGAATGCAATTATTGGAAACTATTGCCGGACATGATGAAATCTTCTTTGAACTCTTCATGGAAGCTGAACATGAAATCACTGTTGAAAATATAATTAATGCAATACAAAGAATCTGCAAATCGGGAGCGGCTGTTCCTGTTCTTTGTGGTTCAGCATTCAAGAATAAAGGCGTACAACCTCTTCTTGACGCGGTGGTAACTTATTTCCCTGGTCCGGATGAGATTGCTGATATATGTGGAAAAGATCCTCAAACAGAAGAAAGCATCATGTTGCAGAGAAATGAAATGGAATCTTTTGCAGGTCTTGTCTTCAAAGTTGTTATTGATAAACACATGGGAAGACTAGCTATGCTGCGTATTTATTCAGGAAAGATAAAATCTGGTGACACTGTTCTCAATGTAAGAACCGGAGAAAGTTTCAGAGTTTCCAGGATTTTACAGATGCAATCTGACAAATCATTATCGATAGAAGAAGGACAAGCGGGAGATATTGTAGCCTTAACAGGAATAAAAGATGCTAAAACCGGAGATTCTTTATCCTCTGCAGAAAGGCCTGTATTATTGGAAACAATTATGATTCCGGCACCTGTTATCAGAGTTTCTATTGAGCCTAAAACCAATCATGATGAAAAATCTTTCGGTTTGGTCTTAGCAAAAATTCAGGAAGAAGATCCTTCTTTGGTGCTCGAAAAAGATCGGCAAACAGGAGAAACTTTGCTAAGCGGGCTTGGAGAGCTTCATCTTGAGGTCACTTTAGAAAAAATCAGATTGAATCATGGCATTGAGATTAATCAGGGACAACCTAAAGTTTCGTATCGTGAGATTTTAACTACTACTAAAGTTCACAGGGAAAAACTTTCAAAACAAAACGGAGGTAGTGGACAATTTGCGGACATCAGTTTTGAAATTGGTCCCAGAAATGATGAGGAACAAGGATTGGAATTTATTAATCAAATCAAAGGAGGTGTCATTCCGGGTGAATTTATTCCTTCTGTTGAAAAAGGATTCCGCGAAGCCATGGAAAATGGACCTTTGAAAAATTATCCTTTGGAAAGCATGAGGATAACTCTTCTTGACGGCTCTTTCCATGCTCAGGATTCTGCAGCTTTTGATTTTGAAATTGCTGCGAGGGACGGATTCAAAGCTGCCGCTAAAGGATGTAGTCCGAAACTTATGGAACCTGTAATGCAGGTTGAAATTCAGAGTATTGAAGAATACACCGGTGCAATTACCGCTGATATCAACCGAAGAAGAGGGATCATTACTTCAATTGAGGAAAGATCGGGAAGAAAGCTTTTTACAGCAGAAATTCCGTTAGCTTCAACTTTTGGATATATTTCTGATCTGAGAACGCTGACCAGTGGAAGAGCTTCCATAAGCATGAAATTATCACACTATGCTTTAGTGCCTGATTTCATTGCTAATACATTGATAATCTAA
- a CDS encoding VOC family protein, whose product MIKGLYETHVQVSNLENAITFYTKVLGLKLAHRDGTRPIAFLWVGEGKEFMLGLWEQKENLQTRHFAFTSTTEDILKYSVEFLENKDLQPYNFLKDGSVQPMVFAWMPALAIYFNDPDGNQLEFISILEGDGKPELGVLSYEEWMKQTQEI is encoded by the coding sequence ATGATTAAAGGACTATATGAGACACATGTTCAGGTAAGCAATTTGGAAAATGCAATCACCTTTTATACAAAAGTGCTGGGACTGAAGCTCGCTCACAGAGATGGAACAAGGCCCATTGCCTTTTTATGGGTTGGTGAAGGAAAAGAATTTATGCTGGGTTTATGGGAGCAAAAGGAAAATCTTCAGACGAGGCATTTTGCATTTACAAGTACTACGGAAGATATTTTAAAGTATTCGGTGGAGTTTCTCGAAAACAAAGACTTGCAGCCATATAATTTTCTAAAGGACGGCTCTGTTCAGCCTATGGTATTTGCATGGATGCCGGCGCTGGCTATTTATTTTAATGACCCTGACGGCAATCAGCTTGAGTTTATTTCAATTTTAGAAGGTGATGGGAAACCGGAATTGGGCGTACTGTCCTATGAGGAATGGATGAAGCAGACCCAGGAAATATAA
- a CDS encoding phosphoribosyltransferase family protein, whose product MNKRYSLHHIHSADEFSFSPAEYSYFKYGDKSYAEKFAKELFEGFISEHEELLNTDKEIVVLPSPYMAIPTASNFLCFFFKKQLDFYLFQKEKKSSILSKINRNHTYITDYGNLSFEDRKNLIANDTYYIDKDFLRGKLCIFIDDIKITGSHEYTVNKILDEYAVEADFMFLYYAELMNFNLDPKIENFFNYYAVQNAVHVAEVMQKPSFEFNTRIVKYILGLDSSNFDYLTSNVKREQMDLLLELAISNNYHLIKEYKNNINTLTQTELYYGY is encoded by the coding sequence ATGAATAAAAGATACAGCTTACACCACATTCATTCGGCGGATGAGTTTAGTTTCTCACCGGCTGAATACAGCTATTTCAAGTATGGCGATAAGTCGTATGCTGAAAAATTTGCAAAAGAATTATTCGAAGGATTTATTTCCGAACATGAGGAGCTTTTAAATACAGATAAAGAAATTGTGGTGCTTCCAAGTCCTTATATGGCGATTCCCACAGCTTCTAATTTTTTGTGTTTTTTCTTTAAAAAGCAACTTGATTTCTATTTGTTTCAGAAAGAAAAAAAGTCTAGTATTTTATCGAAAATCAATAGAAATCATACCTATATCACAGATTATGGGAATCTAAGCTTTGAAGATCGCAAAAATCTGATTGCCAATGATACTTATTATATCGACAAGGATTTTTTGAGAGGAAAACTTTGTATTTTTATAGACGATATCAAAATAACAGGAAGTCATGAATACACGGTCAATAAAATTCTTGATGAATATGCTGTGGAGGCCGATTTTATGTTCCTGTATTATGCAGAATTAATGAATTTTAATCTCGATCCCAAAATTGAAAACTTCTTCAATTATTATGCGGTGCAAAATGCAGTGCACGTTGCAGAAGTAATGCAGAAACCAAGTTTTGAGTTTAATACAAGAATCGTAAAATATATTTTAGGCCTGGATTCAAGTAATTTTGATTATCTTACGTCTAATGTAAAAAGAGAGCAGATGGATCTCCTTTTGGAACTGGCCATCAGCAACAATTATCATTTAATAAAAGAATATAAAAATAACATCAATACTTTAACACAAACGGAATTATATTATGGCTATTAA
- a CDS encoding SWIM zinc finger family protein yields the protein MEDTLSYNYSRSSSLVKKDALEELFLAKYSEVQKNTDVPCFFWGNVGQPFILARCLITLSNIVKSSFNLSPFQMALLKDPIVTAGNERLRFEGFSHCAGVYARVDVLSEGLDGEFLENGTTNVDFNQAMITALGSIRPNEKIMLSVGEKEVGLYKDEKKIVERKVPLPVKWIKGLGTVQVYLSESEKRHTFNKIQTQQLFRGMPKGIIKSDYYLIVRGNKPMFSPVKSADAMCIGGLHRLRLLEPLLPYIDSMQVFAHPNMQSTTWQLYMGNIKFSFSLSRESWRGFSGEGAVLDSLITDVSDEWIDALDKYAYANQSFNATMLALEENISLSKTDNLTGRLAAMGLLGYDLDDNEFFYRRLPFRLSRVMELNPRMKNAEKLINEGKVVILNNSKERTEARVEGTGVHHTVIIEDEKERCTCEWFSKYQGERGPCKHVLAVKKLVNN from the coding sequence ATGGAAGATACGCTTAGTTACAACTATTCAAGGTCATCATCACTGGTAAAGAAGGATGCCCTGGAGGAACTGTTTCTCGCCAAATACAGTGAGGTACAGAAAAATACTGATGTCCCTTGCTTTTTCTGGGGAAATGTGGGGCAGCCCTTTATATTGGCACGGTGCCTGATCACCCTTTCCAATATTGTAAAATCAAGTTTTAATCTGTCACCGTTTCAGATGGCATTACTGAAAGACCCGATTGTAACAGCGGGAAATGAAAGGTTGCGTTTTGAAGGCTTTTCACATTGTGCAGGCGTTTATGCACGTGTGGATGTCCTTTCCGAAGGACTGGACGGAGAATTTTTGGAAAATGGAACTACCAATGTAGACTTTAACCAGGCCATGATAACTGCGCTGGGAAGTATTCGTCCCAACGAAAAAATTATGCTTTCGGTGGGTGAAAAAGAAGTCGGGCTCTACAAGGACGAGAAAAAGATCGTGGAACGAAAAGTTCCATTGCCGGTAAAATGGATTAAAGGGCTGGGAACAGTTCAGGTCTACTTATCCGAATCTGAAAAACGACATACCTTTAACAAAATTCAGACCCAGCAACTCTTCAGAGGAATGCCTAAAGGCATTATAAAATCAGATTATTACCTGATTGTAAGAGGAAATAAGCCTATGTTTTCACCGGTAAAATCGGCTGATGCAATGTGTATCGGAGGCCTTCACCGACTTCGTTTACTGGAGCCTCTGCTTCCTTACATCGATAGTATGCAGGTTTTTGCACATCCCAATATGCAGTCTACAACATGGCAGCTTTATATGGGAAATATAAAATTCAGTTTTTCTTTATCCAGAGAAAGCTGGAGAGGATTTTCCGGCGAAGGCGCTGTATTGGACAGCTTAATTACGGACGTTTCTGACGAGTGGATCGATGCATTAGATAAATATGCTTATGCCAACCAATCATTCAATGCAACGATGTTGGCTTTGGAAGAAAATATAAGCTTATCGAAAACGGATAATCTTACGGGAAGGCTCGCAGCAATGGGATTATTAGGTTACGATCTGGATGATAATGAATTTTTCTACCGTCGGTTACCTTTCAGACTTAGTCGCGTCATGGAGCTGAACCCTCGTATGAAAAATGCTGAAAAACTAATTAATGAAGGAAAGGTTGTTATTCTGAACAATAGTAAAGAACGAACAGAAGCCAGAGTTGAAGGAACAGGAGTGCATCATACTGTTATCATCGAAGATGAAAAAGAACGTTGCACCTGTGAATGGTTTAGTAAGTATCAGGGCGAAAGAGGCCCTTGTAAGCATGTTCTGGCTGTAAAAAAACTCGTAAACAATTAA
- a CDS encoding SulP family inorganic anion transporter, whose translation MKNTLSLFDFSKKINYKNELLAGFTVAMTMIPESLSFAILAGLSPLTGLYAAFMMGLVTAVLGGRPGMVSGGAGATIVVLIALIQSHGIEYLFATVVLAGILQMLVGIFKLGKFVRLIPQPVMYGFLNGLAIIIFMAQIEQFKITDSHGAVSWLQGVPLYIMGGLTAMTIAIVYFFPKITKAVPASLVAIMIVFAVVLGFNINTKTVVDIAHISGNLPSFHIPQIPFSLETLQIIFPYALIMAGVGLIESLLTLSMVDEITNSKGNTNRESIAQGLANMTNGFFGGMGGCAMVAQTLVNLNAGSRARLSGIIASLMILVIILFGAPVIEKIPMAALVGVMMMVALSTFQWVSIRVINKMPKSDIFVGITVALITVILHNLALAVLVGVIISALVFAWDNAKRIRAKKYTDENGIKHYEISGPLFFGSVTAFADKFDPMNDPDEVVVDFKESRIVDMSAIDTLDKLSKRYKQQNKTVYLRHLSEDCRKMLKTAEAVIEVNIQEDPTYKVMPER comes from the coding sequence ATGAAAAATACACTAAGCTTATTCGACTTTTCGAAAAAAATAAATTATAAAAATGAGCTTTTGGCCGGGTTTACCGTAGCCATGACCATGATCCCGGAATCTCTTTCATTCGCTATTCTGGCTGGTCTTTCACCACTTACAGGATTGTATGCTGCCTTTATGATGGGATTGGTAACAGCTGTTTTAGGCGGTCGCCCGGGAATGGTATCCGGTGGAGCCGGTGCAACGATTGTAGTTTTGATTGCTCTGATACAATCTCATGGGATAGAATATCTTTTTGCCACAGTAGTACTTGCGGGAATTCTCCAGATGCTTGTCGGAATCTTTAAACTGGGAAAGTTTGTACGACTGATTCCGCAACCTGTTATGTACGGATTTTTGAACGGATTAGCCATTATCATTTTCATGGCACAGATTGAACAATTTAAAATTACAGATAGTCACGGAGCGGTAAGCTGGCTTCAGGGAGTTCCTTTGTATATCATGGGTGGGCTCACGGCCATGACTATTGCCATTGTATATTTCTTTCCTAAAATCACAAAGGCTGTGCCGGCATCTTTGGTTGCTATTATGATCGTCTTTGCCGTTGTTTTAGGTTTTAATATCAATACTAAAACAGTAGTTGATATCGCCCATATCAGTGGAAATCTTCCAAGTTTTCATATTCCTCAGATTCCTTTTTCTTTGGAAACACTGCAGATTATTTTCCCCTATGCCCTGATTATGGCCGGAGTTGGTTTGATTGAATCTCTTCTGACGTTATCAATGGTAGATGAGATTACCAATTCTAAAGGAAATACGAACAGAGAATCAATCGCTCAGGGTCTTGCCAATATGACGAACGGATTTTTCGGCGGAATGGGCGGCTGTGCGATGGTTGCACAAACTCTGGTAAACCTGAATGCAGGGTCAAGAGCCAGACTTTCAGGAATTATTGCTTCTTTGATGATCTTAGTGATTATTTTATTCGGAGCACCCGTTATTGAGAAAATTCCAATGGCAGCGTTGGTTGGAGTGATGATGATGGTTGCGCTCAGTACTTTTCAATGGGTATCCATCAGAGTTATCAACAAAATGCCAAAGTCGGATATATTTGTCGGCATTACGGTAGCACTGATAACGGTCATTTTGCACAATCTTGCGTTGGCTGTTTTGGTAGGAGTAATTATTTCAGCACTTGTTTTTGCCTGGGATAATGCCAAAAGAATCCGTGCAAAAAAATATACAGATGAAAACGGAATAAAACATTATGAAATATCAGGTCCATTATTCTTTGGTTCTGTAACTGCATTTGCTGATAAATTTGATCCGATGAACGATCCGGACGAAGTCGTTGTAGATTTCAAAGAAAGCCGGATTGTGGATATGAGTGCTATTGATACGTTGGATAAATTATCAAAACGATATAAGCAACAAAATAAAACGGTATATCTGCGTCATCTCAGCGAAGACTGCCGAAAGATGCTAAAGACTGCTGAAGCTGTTATTGAAGTAAATATTCAGGAAGATCCGACCTATAAAGTGATGCCGGAAAGATAA